A segment of the Phocoena sinus isolate mPhoSin1 chromosome 11, mPhoSin1.pri, whole genome shotgun sequence genome:
agccccttagtcTAATTCTTTTCTAGCACATCTGCATGACACATCTTCTTGATTTATTTCTCTTCCCATCACTTACCACCTGACACCCAGACCCATTTGGTTATTGCCTGTCTCCGCTCACTGGAATGTAAGCTTTATGAGGGCAGGAATATTTTTTGTAGTTGTTATTCTCTGCTGTAGTCCCAACCCCAAGCAGTACCCAGCACTTATTAGGCGCTCCCTGAAAGTTTGTTAACTGAATGACTGGTTGGATAAGTAAGTCCTCTGGCGGGAGCTGGCCTCAGCAACTGGGCTGTACTGATAAGGGTTCATGGACAAAGAGGGACCTGTTCCCTACAGGACGCAGAATGTCCTCAGCTAAACCAAGTCACAAAATACCCCAGATGGTAGCCTCATCCAAACTCtcccatttgttttcttctgaatgAATACGAAGGAAGCCTCCACTAGATGGTAACGTCTCTTTAACATCTTAGCCTCTTGAATGTCTCCAGCCACGGAAAACTTGTCTCTCTGTTGCTAaggcaggagcagcagcagcagctgggcaGTGCCAGGAACGGGGACAGTCAGATGGAGGGGGCTTAGGAAGGCCTCTTACTCACACGTAAGTCCTGGCTCTTCTATTTCCACAAGGTTTGCTGGAAACTTTTCTGTGGCCATGGCATAAAGAATCTGCTGAGCAAATCTGTGATTTGGCCCTGCAAAGTGTCACGTGGTGGTGGCAGGGGCACGTGCAACTTGAAAAAGTGTATTCAACATGacaatatgattttatatttagcaaaaaaataaacagtgttTCTGTGGAAAGTGAACCTTGATAAAAGCCTGGTTGGTGGCGGGagcgggggggaaaaaaaagcctgGCTGGTGCatcatggatttgttttttaaaaagttgagaagcaaaaaaaaaaaaaaaaaaagttgagaagcAGCGGtaaatactgaataaattaataaaagctAATGATCTGTACTGAACAATTCAAGGCAATGTTATATGatgtaatattttatgtaatccTGACTTTTGAGAGGTTCCTCCAGCCCCCAACTTGCCCCGCATCCAGAAATGCAGAGGACTGACATTCTTTCCACCTACTGTTCTAACTCAGTCCTGATCATTCTTAATTTAAGAATGGTGGCTTCATGTTTTCTGGCAGGTGAGGGGAAAGTATGGGGTCACCTAGTTTTTGTTtcccaatgtttaaaaaaagatacaaatgaattattcatcagtgatgtggGTTTCCTTGGTAAGTCATTCGTCCaaagttcatttattagttcttcAGTCTCCCCTATCAATCATTAAATCTGTCTGTTCCTTTCTATTCTAACACCATGCCAGCTGAGGCCCCTGGCACTACCCCCCCCCAGCTTACTGCTGTGTGcccctgaggacagggacttcGTTTCATTTCTGGAGCCTGGCACAactcctggcacacaggaggggcTTGGTAAATGCTGAGTGTGCTCCTGCCTTCAGGGTCCTCCTCCGCCCAGGCTCTCCCACACACTCTGTTGAACGGAGTCTCTCTACAACAGCTCCAGGTCCATCTCAATACTCCTTTGCTCTGCTCAAGAACCTTTTCCCGGAGTGTGTTCTGCAAACGCAACCGCTCAGGATGCttggggcggggggctggggtCACCTAAGTACAGGGTATACTGCACATGCTGTCTCTCTTGGAGGTTTACACCACCAATAGGTTCTGAAAAGTCCTGCATCAAGGAAACCTATTTTAACTAACTTTGTTTAACCCAATGTTTTCCAAATGTGATGGACCACAAAAGCCCCTTTTTCATAAACTCTATTTACAGCCTGTAGTACTAGCCTCCTGTGTAATACACTTTGGGAGACGTTGGCCTGCAGGATAAAATCTAAATGACTTAATAGAGTCTTACTTTGTGAGTGAAAACTAAGAGTCAGTGCTGAGAACATCATACAGATTATCCTGTCTAATCCTACCTTTCAGgcagacattatttttaaaccaattttaCATTTGAGAAAAGCAAAGCTCATAAAGATTATTGatgttcccaaggtcacagagcttggAAGCGGCAAAGGCagactcaggtctgtctgacagCACAGCCATGATCTTGGTCACTATGCTATGTCAAGATCTGGGAAGAGTAGTTTGGACCCTATTATGAAGGCAGTGGGAGCTCTTGGGGGTTCTGAAGGAGAATAGTGGGGTGAACGAAACGGGGAGGTTTGGAGAGAGATGGGGGCAGCACTCGACAGAGAGGGTCTGTCCCTGAGCATCAGCTCAGAACACGGAAGCTGCCCGAGAGCAAGGAGCACCTGCCATGCCCCATGGCCAGGGCTGCAGAGGTACTCACTGGACCACTTGATAGTAGCGCTGGAGGAAGAGGGACCAGCCCTCAGGGCTCAGGTAGAGTGGAGCCTCCATGTCCTTGTCAATGTCCCCATGGGCCACGTTGTTAAGGTGCTCCTCGCAGGCGCACAGAGCGTCATCCACAAACTCTGGGGACACCGTCACCGGCTTTTTCTCTTGTCTCTTGGGCTGCTTGTCTCCTGTAGAGACAGGGAGGGGGCTGTCACTATCCCATATGCCATGGCCCCCACTGCCCCGAGGCCTGTCACTTACCTGAGACTGCACCCTTAATACACCTGAGGCCTAGCACACACCTGCATCCCCTACTGCCCTGGGACCTATCACTCACCTGGGGCTTTTGTTCTAAATTCACCTGCGGCCCCAGTGCTCACCCTTGGCCCTCAGTGTCCCAGGACCTATCACTCATTTGAGGCTCCACCCTAAATGTCCCCGAAGCATCTCAGCACCTATAACCCCAGCACACACCTGCAGCCTCTCCGTGCTTGGGAGTTCTGACACGCCTGAGGCCCTTGTGCCCCTGATCCCGACACATGACCGTCTTCTTTGCACCTGACACACCCAAGAGACAGCAATTGGGCAGTCGGCCTCTGGAAGAGCCAGGGATTTTCCTCCTCCCAGTAGAGCTGCCCCTCACTTCTTCGAATCCCTGGCTGATTAGACCCTGGGTTACAGGGTGGAGGCTGTGAGGTAGGAGCTAAGTCCAGAGAGGGAAAAGGCAAGCAATGGGTTGAGCCAGCAGGCAGCGAGGGACTCTCTGTGTCCTCCTTCACAAGGCACAAGGAGTCCTCAGACCAAGTGAAACTACATGGTTGCACAGCTTCCTCTCCTCACAGACCTGAGCTCCCCAGAGGGCAGGGATGGACCACATCCTCTTAGTCTGTCCTCTCTAGAGTGCTTGGCCACATGCCAGGCCCATAGGAGGGCTGAATGAGGCAGTGGGTCAATTAACAAATGTATAGGAAGACACTTGGGTAGGTGGTTGGGACAGAAAAATGAGTGGATGGGCCGGAGGACACATGGGTGGTGGATGGCTGGATGGAAAAGAGGTAAATGGATGGCGAGACAAggacagataggtagataggtaggaaGGTGGAGTGGCTAGATGGATAGGGAGAGAGGAGCTGAGAGAAGTAGGTGAATGAACAGAACGACAGTGGGGGGGAAgaagaatggatggataaatgggtaGGTGCATGAGTCGGGTGGGTGAGAAGGTAGGCAGATGGATGGACAAAGGGTGGACAGATGGGTGGATAACTGTACGGATGGGCTGGTAGAAAGGGGTGGTGGATGGGCAGATGgatgagaaaaatacaaagacagaTGCGTGGATGAACAGGTGGATGGGTGTGTGGCTGGGTGGGAGGATAAGCGACTGGGGGGTGGAGGTAACCACAGTGCTTACCTGGGGCCTCTGCCTCTTCTGCTTGGATAGAGTATGACTTCCATTCTGACTTTACCACCAGCTTGAGAACGTTGCGGGCAGCTGTCAGCCAGAAGTCCTCTGCTCCCGGGGCAGGGGATACCCTGCTCAGCCTCTAGGCTCCAGGCCTATTCTGGTTCCGGAACCTGAGCATGACCTGCCCCATTTTGGATCCGGAACCTGACTACTGTTTCTGATTCTAGAACCCGGATTAGAACCTGGCTTCTGTTTCAACTGTAGAACCAGACCCAGAACATCACCTGACTTGGCTCATACTCTACCTTCAGAATCATGCCTGGATCTGCtgtctgctttctctcttctgttcctgatccactttttttttttggtgattttttttaaattttattttttaattgatgtatagttgatttacaatgtcctAATCCACTTTTGATACTTATCTAGCCTGAGAACCAGACCTTGGCCCAGAATCTATATCAGATTTGGAGACTAATTTAAACCTAGCATCTAATCTGGACCCAAATTCTGACCTGACTTTAGGGCATGTGCTGGAGTTGGAGCTTACTCTGCCTGAGAATCCCGAAGTCTAGAGCCTTTTCTAGGTCTGGAACCCAGTCTAGCCAGTGGAATCTGACACAAGGTTGGAACTTAATCTGGATTCCAAACTCAACCAAGCGACCAACTTTTAGAACCTGCTCTAGACAGTAAGCTAAGCTACATCAGCTCTTCTGGAGGTCTGCGTTGACCAAGGCAGGAGGCTCATTAAGGGAAGCACATTAGGGAAAGATAAGGATTGGGGATGGAGAAGGATATCTGCTGGGGTAGATGAGGGCATGAGGAGAGGGGCCCTTTGCTCTCCAAAACCAGCCAGGGCTTTAGCTCTCATCTTTCGGCTTGAGGGTCCAGGCATGGGGCTGGCATCTCCTTACCTATGAAGGCCTTTTTGTCATCCTCAGCCCCCAGGCGGTAGCAGCGCGGGAAGAAGGAGTCGGCATCGGCCTCGTCAAACCACGGCAAATTCCGGAGATTGAGACACAGACCCACCTATGGAGTTAGCCGCTGAGGGGGCAGGGTGGGACTGGCCCAGAGGGCCTCCAAGGGCCCCCACACTTGGCACACACCCAGACAGCTCAAGGGGACCCTGCTTGGACGTGCTCAGAGCCTCTGCCCCACTTGCTAGGCTTGACCCACTCATGTCCACCTCCCCGTGTTGCCCGTGTGGTTCCTCCGCCAAGTATGCCCCACATCCTTCCCATCCACTCTTTCACACCCTTAAATACCTGCCTTCTCCAGGAATCCTCCCAGTCCACACTAATAATATACTAGCAGGTCTCAGTTATAAAGCCTATCATTCTTGCCATAACCCGAGAACATAGGTCTTACTGGTATTCTCATTTAAAGATGaggaacctgggcttccctggtggcgcagtggttaagaatccgcctgccaatgcaggggacacgggttcaatctctggtccagggaagatcccacatgccgtggggcaactaagcccatgtgccacgactcctgggcctgcgctctagagcctgcgagccacaactactgaagcccgcgcccctagagcctgtgctccgcaatgagagaagccaccgcaatgagaagcccgctcaccgcaacaaagagtaggtcccactcgccgcaactagagaaagcctccgtgcagcaacgaagacccaaagcagccaaaaataaataaattaaaaaaaaaagatgagggacctgaggctcagagaggtgaagtcacttgttAATAAACCCAGCTAAGATATAATGGATCCATCAGCCAGATATGCTCTGCTTGGAGAGAAGGGTCCTCCTGTTCACTATCACCGGACATGGTGTTTGTTCTGTCTCCAGATCCCATTTGGATCCTGGAGTCTATGTTAGGCAACATGTCTACATGTGCCAGACATGCTGCAGGggttggatttgaacccaggcgtGTCCGAATCCCATTGAGTCATATACCTCCCCATCTCCTGAAAACTCTTACTGATGAGGAGAACAGGGAGTGGGGTTGCCGGCCCAAGGGTGGGGGGGTTAGAAGCTGCCATGCCCACACCCTGGAGAGCCCACCTTTGTGGTAAAGGAGCCCGCCCGGGCATAGTGGTTTATCATTTGATCCTTGGAGAGGAAGCGACAGTCCAGCATGTTCCGCCGAGTGGTCCAGATGAAGTAGGGGATCTCGTTCCGAACCATGCGcgactgtggggaggggaggagacaggGGGGGCTAATGTGGGCAGCACAAGGCCCGAGGAGGCTTCTCCCCGCCCTGCTGAGCAAGGTGGATGAATGGAAGGAAAGGTTGCTATCAAGGGGGCCTCTAGCCCACACGCCATCTTTGTGTACATTAAGAAAAGACATCTCTTCCTCCGGGGCACACACTGCGTGAGCAGAGAGCAGGTGAGCTCGCAGCTCCTTTGGCCAGGTGCCCCCAGGCAGTGACGAAGCCCCACACCTGAACGCCACACCTTGTTCTGGCTCTTGGCCATGAGTGACTTGCTCAGTGGCATGACTGTGCCTCCAAGCTGATGGGCACACCGCATGTGACAAAGGCTCTCTCGTGGGCTCCACCTCTCTCCGTCCTTCCTGCAACTCTGGGAGGTAGGATTATTGATAACCTGTAACaccgtgtgccaggccctgttctaagcttgccatgtcatctcatttaatcctcaccacgaccctatgaggtaggtgctaccattatccccatttcacagatgagggaactgaggcacagggacTTGTCCAAGGGCTCACAAGGTTGGGCCATATGGAAGTGGCAGTCCTCAACCTCGCCTGACAGACGAAAACGGCAGTTTGGTCTAGTTCAGCTCAGTAAGTGGTGGTGCCAAGATTGAAAGCCAAGTGTCCCCATCTCAGCACACACACCCTCCTCAAGATCATATCAGCCTCTTTCAAAATGTTGTAAGCCCTTCCTGCTAGCCTTCCCTTGCTGGGGACGGGGGAAGATGAACTGTGGGGTTTTTATCTGGAAGGGGGAAATGACCAGGCGTGCAGGTTGTGCCGGCTCCTGATAACAACCTAGCAAACGGTTCTGAACCCAGGCCAGCCTTGTCTGTGTCCCTCACCACTCCGCTGGCCTACCTAGGCTTTAGAGAACCAATCCGTTTTTAccacagatagggaaactgaggcccagagaaggaaaggacttgTCTGGGGTCACCCAGCTGGACTCTAGTGCTCTCCCTCAAACGAAGCAGACCCCTGTCCAGCCCCCTGGGCCCTCACCATCAGAGCATGCGTCCCATGCAGGTCATCAAATTCCAGTAAATCATCGAAGTCGAACAGCTGTGGTAGCCGGAATGCTTCATCCTCATCTTCGTCCTCTGTGGATGCAGAGACCAGGCCTGGTAAggcccctgtccccaccccacaggCCCATATCACAGCCTCAACCCTGGGACAGCGGGAACCAAAGGGATGGGACTCAGGAAgtttggggaaagggagggattGCTCACCATCCTCAGTGGTGTCACTGTCACCCAGATCCTTGTGTGGTGGTGGCAGCGTGGTACCCAAGTGATGGACCAACTTCTTCTCCACCCAGCCCCTCCGGCGCAAAAGCCACCGGATCACAGGGTAGCAGCCTTGGATCATGAAAATCTTCTTCTGCTGCAAGGTGACAGAAGAATGCTTGTTCAGTAAGTATAGCCTAAGTGCCTGTCACAGGGGATATAATGGTGAACCAGACAGCTATGGCCTCTGCCTTCAGGAAATTTTTATATTCCAGTAGAAGAGACAggctataaataaatagaaaaataatctacATAATAATCATCACAAGAGTAACTAtatttatttgctaatatttactgagcaccttctatgTGTTAATCACTTACATACATTACtatgatatgtatttttaatagatACTATTATCACCACTTAACTGGTTATGAAACAGAGACATAGGAGAGATTGAGTAGCTTGGCCACACAGTGGTTAAGTGAAAGAGCAGGAATTTACATCCAGGCTGGCGAGCTCGAGAAACTGGATCTTAATGGGGACCCAGAGAAACACAGTCaggggaggctgagaaggagCCAGGAATGTGCAGAGCCCAGCAAATGGCagttcaggcagagggaaaagcacgTGCAAAGGTCTTGAGGCTGGAGAGGTTGGGAGGAACTGGAAGGAAGCCAGGGTGAATGGAGTATGGAAAATGAGGGGGAGACCTCCTGAGAGGTAGGAGTAGACTGTGGAAGGTCCTGCAGGCCTTGGAACGAACTTGAATTTTATATTAAGAGTAGCATGAAGCAATAAAGTGAAGGGAGGGAGTGACATAGTTGGAGGCTGTAAGTGGGGCTTGCTGGCTTGCTGTCGTGTGGAAAACAGATGGAGGGGACAaggatggaagcagggagacgAGGCAGAAGGCTGTTGTGCTTTCTGCAGGTTCTTACAGTGGAGATGGATGGGAACAAGGCAATAGAGGTGAGATTCGTTTTGGAAATAGAGACTAGTTTTGCTGATGGGATTAGATGTGTGGGTGAGGGAACAGAAAGATCAGATTTCTGGCTTGAACAACTGGGAGATGGAGGAGATCAGAGAGTAGGGAGAAGAACAGGTTTGGGCAGGAAAATCAAGAGTATGGTTTGGGACATGAGTCTGAAATGCTTTGATGTTCCCTGGGTGGAGATGTCAAGTGGGGGGTTGGATCTCTGGCGCGTGCAGTTAGAGGACAGGCTGGGCTGGAAAGGGCATGGAGGAGGCACAGCACACTGACTGGACTCACGGCCAAGGAGACAGGTGTGGAGAGGGACCCAGGGAACCAGGAGTGTCCCAAGAAGTCTTCAAAGGCAACTGAAAAGTAGCTgccagggagggagaaaggagaactAGGAGTGTGCAGACAGCCAAAAGGGAAGGTatgtgggcggggggggggggggggggggggggggggtcggtgCCTAAGGTGCCAAACCAAGGTCAGGACAGAAGAGGGACTGACTGCTGGATCTGGCTCCTTGGAGGTCACCAGTGACCTTGACTAGAGTGGTTCCCGATGGGAGTAGGGAAGGGCAGGGAACCAGAGTGGTGGGAGCTGAGGAGTGAATCCCAGGTGGAGTAGACAATTCTGCCAAGAAGTCTGGCTGTGAAGGGGGTATTGAAAAATGGGGAAGTATTTGAAGATGGGTGTGGGatcaaggatttttttcttgtatgttttctaaggatgggagaaaatagtgCAGGGAGGCAGGATGAGCCACTCTCCAGGCCCTTTCTAGACCCCCAAGCTCCCTCCGACCTTGATAGCTCTCTCCACGTGGATCTTGGCGTTTCTGAGCCGGCCCATGTGTAGAGACGCCTTGGAGAATCCTCGCCAAAGGACAAGAGAACCTGCAGAAAGATGCGCAGTGGGGCTGGGGTAGgcacccctcctctctctccactctTCATCCGGATGCTCATCCTCTACAGCTCTTCTCCGGATCCCCACGTCCACCCCCAGTCTTCTGGTCCTGGCCCCAACTGACTCGGGCCAGGAGGGGCGGGCCGCAAAGGGCCTCACCGTCCTGCGGCGGGTCGTCCTCCTGGGCCGGGGTAGGCGAGGGCCCAGGGCGGGCAGGGATCCGCGGCTCCCTGGGCGTGGCTGCCGTAGGCCGAGGACTCGAGGTCGCAGCCTAGGCGGAGCGCCGAGGCTGGGCTGCCGGCGCAGCGTTGGCCGCCTGCCGGAGCCTCCTCTGGAAGCTGGAACTCGCAGTGGCGCGCCCAGGGCCATGGGGCGGGGGGACTGGTGCAGGGCTCGGGCGGCAGCGGCTTTCGCGGCCAGCTGCACACGGGACCCGCGTCCTGGCGGTACCAGACAGTGGAGCCGCGGGCTACAGCCCCCAGCTCCCTCGCTCTCAGGAGCAGCGCCGCGCCGGGCCGTGCGTGCGCCCCTCGCCGCGCGCGTTCCCAGGGCCCCAGAGCCCGCCTCCCCTCCGCGCGCAGCCGCGTCTCGCAGGAGGGCCCTTCGGTGCCCGAGCTGGGCCCTCCATTCTGAGGCCCCGCCCTCTGTTTTTTGTCGCCTTAGAAACCATTCACCCGGCACAATCAGGCCTCGGGTGGCTGGTTCAGTGGGACTACTTCCAGCAGGCCAAACTCCGAGCCTCACCTGCCCCAGACCCTTAATGAACAGGGCGCTGGAGTTGGAAGCGCAGAGCACTCATTGGTCCGCCAGTTTCTAACAGAGTCCTGAGTCTTTATCCAGCGCTTTCTGGGGCTTCAGTTATTCCGCAGTATTCATAGGGGACCACATGCTACGTGGTGAGCTAGGTGCTGGGGACCGGAAGAACAACCTAGAGATGGTCCCTGATTTCACGGAGCTTACAGCCAAGTGaaggggaaacaaacaaaaagcaagcaaCACAGGAATAAAACAGGTGTAGGTATGATAAGGGCAATGAACAAGCAATGAACTGAAACTAGGAAGGGGGCACACTTTATATAAGGTAATCAAGGATGTCCTCTCTTAAGAAATGACATTTAAGCTGAAGCCTACAGAATGCAAAGGTGTTGAGGAGTTTGCCAGGGGAGGAAtagcattccagggagaggaaatTCTCAGCAACAGCCCTGAGAGAGTAAGAACCTTCCTGGGGAGCTAAGACGAAGCCAGTGTCCTGGTGAGACCTGCAGGACCTGGCAGATGGAGCTAGGGTAAGGTCCTTGGGGGTAGATTTGAAAGCCAGGGCAGTATTATGGGGAAAATAATGAAGTGCAGAacacaccccgcccccccccaaaaaaaacccctcgGAAATAAAGTATCATTGTTTGAGTCGACTGCGGAAAAAAACAAGTTATGCAACAGCCCGCAAGACAAGACTGTAAGCAACCTTTTTGGAAGTAGCAGGAAAGTGTTAACCTCAAATGTCACAGGTGAGATAAATGAGGCTCCAAGACGTCAAATAATTTGCCTTAAATCGCACAGCAGAGGCAGCATTGGAACCcagatctgactccagagccccacTCTGAAACAGAAAtgctattagggcttccctggtggcgcagtggttgagagtctgcctaccgatgcaggagacacgggttcgttccccggtccgggaagatcccacatgccgcggagcggctgggcccctgagccatggccgctgagcctgcgcgtccggagactgtgctccgcaacgagagaggccataacagtgagaggcccgcgtaccacacacacacacacacaaagaaatgctATTAAACACAAGTCCATGTCATCACTCAGAGGGTTGCCTATCAGTAATGCAAGTACCAAATGGACAGTCTGCGAGGCAAACTCTAGCAATGCCCACTCAAGCAAAGTCCACGAACCCAGCTTTTTTATTCACTGGTAGATCTGCTCATACAGTGACGGTGGGTCCTCCACAAAGCTGTCCAGCCAACCCTAACCACTGAAATCACCCTTCCCAACCCTGTGGCTGGTGACTGGGCTTCCCAAAAGGCATGCCGTCAGGAGAGGACTGGCTGATTGGCAACCATCCAGTCTGTACTCACCAGCCAGCAAATTTGGTTTTAGGGGCTCTGAACCCTGGGAGATGGATCTGTGACAAATGAGAGCTCTGGTTGGCTCACCCAGGCAATGCTGTCCTGTGAGGGCTGAGTGAGCAGCTACCATACTCTATTGGACATCCACCTTCACTGTGAGCACCTTCTTGAGAGCAACATTCACTGCAAAGCTAGGATACAGCCATATGCCCCAGAGAAGGGCACACCTAATTCTGCAAGGCAGGAGGGGGAGAGTCACAGAGGTAATGTCATAAAGGGGATGACAGCTGTCcaagctgcccccacccccagcccctccatcCTTTCTTTAACAGTACCTTGTCCTGTTTCAAGAGACCCCCTTTTGGCCACATGGAAGAAACTCTTGAAAACTCAGCTCAAAGGCCAACCCTTCTGAAACTTTTCCTGACATCCTCTTCCATAAAAACACCCCCTGTGGGCCCCCCCCAGACCTCCAGTAGTGAATCTGATAATGCTTCATTCAACGCACCTATTTACACACCGAGGCATTTTACTGGCCCCCAAGTCTCCCTGAGACAGGGATGATGTCATCCCCCACATCCAGCACAATGGAAGTTACCAAACAGCTTGGATGCTGGGCTGGTGGAAAGATCAGTTACTATTTATTCAGTACCTGTACGGCAGGTACTGTATCAGATTTACATTATCTCCACtttaagaaactgaggcacagactataaataacttgctcaaattCATCAGTAAGAATCAGGactcaagacatttttttttaacttcaaggTGTCACTAAGGCTTAGTGCTATCCAagagaactttctgcaatgatggaaatgttctatttaCATACCCTGTGACACGGCAGGCATCAGCAACTTGTAGCTATTGAGCACTGGTAGGACTGAGACAgtagatttttaacttttttaactgTAACAATTAGACACACGTGGCTAGCGATTACTGTCAGCACAGGTAAAGGCAGAAATCTTGGATGTGAACTCTACCCTCTTGCTCACTAGCTGGGAATTTCGGGGCAGACTGCTGCATCTCatagaacctcagtttccttagccaTGAAATGGGATCATTATTTCTCTGAGGTT
Coding sequences within it:
- the TTLL3 gene encoding LOW QUALITY PROTEIN: tubulin monoglycylase TTLL3 (The sequence of the model RefSeq protein was modified relative to this genomic sequence to represent the inferred CDS: deleted 2 bases in 1 codon), whose protein sequence is MALGAPLRVPASRGGSGRRPTLRRQPSLGAPPRLRPRVLGLRQPRPGSRGSLPALGPRLPRPRRTTRRRTVRPFAARPSWPESVGARTRRLGVDVGIRRRAVEDEHPDEEWRERRGAYPSPTAHLSAGSLVLWRGFSKASLHMGRLRNAKIHVERAIKQKKIFMIQGCYPVIRWLLRRRGWVEKKLVHHLGTTLPPPHKDLGDSDTTEDEDEDEDEAFRLPQLFDFDDLLEFDDLHGTHALMSRMVRNEIPYFIWTTRRNMLDCRFLSKDQMINHYARAGSFTTKVGLCLNLRNLPWFDEADADSFFPRCYRLGAEDDKKAFIEDFWLTAARNVLKLVVKSEWKSYSIQAEEAEAPGAKKTVMCRDQGHKGLRRVRTPKHGEAAGDKQPKRQEKKPVTVSPEFVDDALCACEEHLNNVAHGDIDKDMEAPLYLSPEGWSLFLQRYYQVVHEGAELRYLDTQVQRCEDILQQLRAVVPQMDMEGDRNIWIVKPGAKSRGRGIMCMDRLEEMLKLVDGNPMMMTDGKWVVQKYIEQPLLIFGTKFDLRQWFLVTDWNPLTVWFYRDSYIRFSTQPFSLKNLDNSVHLCNNSIQKHLENSCHRHPLLPSDNMWSSQKFQAHLQEMGAPNAWSTIIVPGMKAAVIHALQTSQDTVQCRKASFELYGADFVFGEDFQPWLIEINASPTMAPSTAVTARLCAGVQADTLRVVIDQRLDRSCDTGAFELIYKQPAVEVPQYVGIRLLVEGSTIKKPLAMCHRQIEVRPALPHLLTQRGSGEGKDSGTLTHRLLLPSAFMVPHLEVTCGLNPLKSEIFLAPVGRSRPKATSRPDCDKPKAETCLMATLSLPGPLPLISAQQGLGGMRDVWLQESLLRSSLPLSWTQHQVKKQMKYLRLGSFSLRG